The following is a genomic window from Candidatus Dependentiae bacterium.
ACGTTATTTCAACCTTTAAAATCTTTTTATATTGTTTTTGAAGAATTAGAGAAATCAAAAAAAATCGTTGATTTAGTTACTTATAACTATGTATATAAAAATATTTTGAATAAGTATTCTTATCCAATGAGTTCTATTAATAAAGAACTTTTAGATGATAATGATTTAAAAAATTCTTTATTTGATCAAACCAAGGCTGAATCAGAAACTGAAGAAAAAATTATAAGAGAAAAGGTAAAAACTTATAATTCCAATTTAGATGTTTTGTATGTGCCAAATATATTTTTAGAAATGGCTTTTACTTTGGCATATTTCACAGATTATGATAAAGATAAAAATTTATTTGATATTCCGGATAATGTTAAAAATTTAAAAAATGCTTTTTTGAACGGTCAAAATGTAGCTGATTATTCAGAAAATCTTGGTTCAAATCTTTTTTGTAAATTTAAAGAAATGAAAGATGAAATAGAAAAAATTTGCGGTCCTATAACTAAAACAAATTTTTACTTAGAAATTTCATTTTTAGATGATTTAAATACTGAAAAAATCATAGAAAATATCGACGGTTTCAATAACCATTCGTTTATCGTATATAGTAATTATTATGTAAATAATTTAATTATTCAGATATTAAATTCCAATAAAGATAAAGAATTAAAAGAAATATTTAGTTTTTTAATAGAATCTTTCAAAAATGTTATAAAAGAAAATGTTTTAACATCTGTCAAAGATTTTTATTATTATTTACTAGCCGGATATAGTATTGAAAAAAACAATATTTTTAATATGCAGAGCAATATTTTTGGTTTTGATCGTTCGCCAAGAACCAGGCTAAAAGATTTTGTTCCAGATATGAAAGATTTTATTTTTGGTGTTGAGACTGGATCTTTTTATTTATCGATGTTTAATCTTATTAATTATAAATCTATGTTTAATTTTGTTACTGAGGTTTATGGGATTAAAGAATATAATAAATCTAAAGAAATGATTGAAGTTTTGTTTCCTGAGAATAAAGATGAAATAAATATTGATTATGTTAAATCAAAATTTTTTGAATATCAAACAAAAATATTTAATAAAATATTTGATACCGAAATTGAAAATCACTCAAAATCAAATGATTTTTATTTGTACAGATATTCTAATGTCTTTGAAAATGATGAGGGTAAACTGGACACAAATTTTAGGGAAAAATTCTTTTTAGATGAGACTGGGCAGTTTAGATCAATTTCTTTTGCAAATAATTTATTTGGTGGAATGATTGGTGATCCAAAAGCTTCTACTTTATATTTTTTTCTAGGAAGCGGTTTAACTGAAAAAGCTCATATATTATATAGTCTTCCGGTTAAAAAAACTCTTATTTGGGATAAAGATAATATCTTTTATATTTCACCATTTAGTACAATATTGTCATTTTTTTCAGCCGGAGAATGGTTTCATACCAGAACTAAAATTGCTAATTCCGGATTGCCAACCGTAGATTTTATTAAATCATATCAAATTGTTATAAGAGGTCTTTATAATTTTATTTTGGTTGAGTCTAAAGATTTGGATGAATTTTTTAAAGATTTTGAACCATATAAAGAGTATAACGATAAAAAAGATGCCCCAGATGAAATAAATGACAAAATGGCTGAAATTCTTATAAATTTTACAAAAAAATCTATAACTTTAAATCCTGATAGACTTAAAGAAAAATCCAATATTTTGTTCGGTGATTTTAGCTTTCAAGATCAAGATAAAAAATTTAACGAAGGTTTATTAAATAAAAAAGCTATTTTATATAAAAATTTCTAGACTAAATTTTTATTTGAATAGAAATGGTCAAAATATCCTTTTTTTGTTATTGAGCTTTTAAATATTATATATAAATTTATATATAATAACGTAAAAGTTTAAATAGTTGTTTTTAAATCAGGATTTATTTTATGAAACTTTCTCTTTCTTGGATATTTGATCATATCAATGCCGATTGGCGCAAGCAAGATATTGATTATCTTATTTCTAAATTTAATGCCGTTTCCGGCGAAATGGAAGATTTTTATAAAGTAAAATTTAATTTAAAGAATTTTGCCATAGGCAGAGTAATAGAAATTAACCATAAAAGCATTAAATTAAATATTCCCGAATGGGATAAAGATGAAAGCTTTCCGGTAAGATCCGATGCAATTATTAACCACTATTTTATGGTAACAAGTGATGAATTGGGAATTCGTTATGCAAAGTTAAATGACTTTAATTTGGCAAAAGAAGGTCTTATCCCGGATTTATACTTACAAGAAAAAGAATTGAATGGTTCTTGGAAAGAAAAATTTGAAACAGAAGATGTAATACTTGAAGTTGATAACAAATCTATAACAAACAGACCCGACATGTGGTGTCATAGAGGCTTTGCAAGAGAAATTGCAGCTTTTATGGATCTTGAATTTTTGCCGGAATCTAAATTTTTAGATGAAAAACCTGTATTTGATTTTGATAAAAAGACAAAAATAACCAAAACCAATCCAATATCGATAGTTATTGATGATGAGTCTGCTTGTGCAAGATTTTCAGGAATTTATTTTGAAAGCATCAAAAATAGACCTACCGATATTTTGATTTTAAGTAGATTTTTAAAGATTGATGTAAGACCTATAAATATGCTTGTTGACCTTACAAATTATTTAATGCTTGATTGGTCTCAGCCTGTGCATGTTTATGATGCAAAAATGATTGAAGGCGAAAAAATTGTTGCAAGATCTGCAAAAAAACAGGAAAAACTTAAACTATTGGATGAAGTTGAAATTGAATTGGTTGAACAAGATTTGGTAATAGCAGATAATAAAAAAGTTTTGGGACTTGCGGGAATTATGGGGGGATATTATTCCGGAATATCAAAAGATACCATATCGGTGTTCTTTGAATCGGCAAATTTTGATCCTGCTGTAATTCGTAGAACGTCATTAAGACATAAAGTAAGAACTGAAAGTTCAATGCGATTTGAAAAAACTTTGGATAAAAATTTAACAACGCAAGCAATTTTGCGTTTTTTAAATTTACTAAGAAGTTATAAATTGGAATTTGTTGCAGCAGATGAAATAATTTCAGTTGGAACTCCGGCTAAAGAAGTGAAAATTGAATTATCGCATGAATTTTTGGAAAAAAAATCCGGCATAGAATTACAAGAATATGATGTTACATTGCCTCTGACAAGACTGGGGTTTAAAGTTGAAATAAATACTCAAGAAAAAAATGGGTTTCCTGAAAAAATATATTCAATTCTTGTTCCAAGCTTTAGAAGTTCAAAAGATATAAGCATAAAAGAAGATATTCTGGAAGAAATTATACGTTTCTATGGTTATGATAAAATTGGTTTGGAATTACCTCAAATTTCAAAAATACCAAATGATTTATCACATATCTTTAGATTAAGAGATATAAAAAATTACTTAATTAATACTGCAAAAATGACTGAACAACAGAATTATATCTTTTTAAATGAGATATTTTTGCAATCCATAGGGCTAAAAATTGAAAATATTGTAGCCGAGGTGGTAAATCCGGTTTCTACCGATATGTACAGATTAACCAATTCTTTATTGATAAATTTATTTAAGAATATAAAAGATAATTTTGCATATCGCGATAGTCTTCGTTTTTTTGAATTTGGCAGGGTTTGGAAACAGGGCGTTAAAGATGATATTGTAGAAAAACGATCTTTAGCAGGTATCTTTTTTGAGAAAAAGTCGGATGTAAATTTTTATTCTTGCAAATCTTACATTACAGATATTTTAAACTTGGTAGGAATTGATTTTAAAGAAACAGTTTGGGAACAGGTAACAAAACCTGATTATGTATGGGCAATGCCATATCAAACAGCCAAAATATTTTTGGATGGTAAAAAAATAGGCATAGTAGGAAAAGTTGATCCTTCATTTTTATCAAAATTAGATGTTTTGCCAGAAAGTGATGCTTTCTTTTTTGACTTGGATGGTGATTTTTTAATTAATCATACGGTAAAAACAAAGAAATTTGTTCCACTGTTAAAATATCAAGAAACATATTTTGACTTAAGTTTATTTGTTCCACTAAATGTTAAGACTGTTGATATTGAATCAAAACTTAAAAAAGTAAGCGATTTAATAATAAATGTTGATTTGATAGACTCTTTTGAACGTGAAGAATGGTCAGATAAAAGATCTTTAACATTTAGAATTTTATTGGCCGACCCGGAAAAAACAATAGAAAAAGTACAGATAGATGAGGTTTGGCATAATGCTGTAAAAACACTTGAAAAATTAGATATAAAATTGAGGGATTAATTTTGAGCAATATTAAGTTTTTTAGAACAAAAAAACAAAAAATTTATTGGGTATTATCTTGGTTTTTGACGGCTTTTTTGATGACACTGGATCGCTTATCAAAAAATTTTGTTTTAGATAATTTTAAAAATGGATCTATCAAAATTTTTGACGGTTTTGATATCACATTGTCGTTTAATAGAGGTGTGAGTTTTGGATTTTTAAATTTTAGCCAAGATCGTTTGTTTTATATTTTATCTATATTTATTGCTATTTTTATCGTAATTTTTCTTATGTATACATCGATTATGTTTAAAAAGGGTGAATCAACTTGGTTTAACTTTTTTATTTTAGCCGGAGCCTATTCTAATTTGCTTGATAGATTTATATATGGTGCAGTTATAGATTTTGTT
Proteins encoded in this region:
- the lspA gene encoding signal peptidase II — protein: MSNIKFFRTKKQKIYWVLSWFLTAFLMTLDRLSKNFVLDNFKNGSIKIFDGFDITLSFNRGVSFGFLNFSQDRLFYILSIFIAIFIVIFLMYTSIMFKKGESTWFNFFILAGAYSNLLDRFIYGAVIDFVDLYIKSWHWPIFNLADVFIVFGVFGLLGRMFYHDYFRKD
- the pheT gene encoding phenylalanine--tRNA ligase subunit beta; its protein translation is MKLSLSWIFDHINADWRKQDIDYLISKFNAVSGEMEDFYKVKFNLKNFAIGRVIEINHKSIKLNIPEWDKDESFPVRSDAIINHYFMVTSDELGIRYAKLNDFNLAKEGLIPDLYLQEKELNGSWKEKFETEDVILEVDNKSITNRPDMWCHRGFAREIAAFMDLEFLPESKFLDEKPVFDFDKKTKITKTNPISIVIDDESACARFSGIYFESIKNRPTDILILSRFLKIDVRPINMLVDLTNYLMLDWSQPVHVYDAKMIEGEKIVARSAKKQEKLKLLDEVEIELVEQDLVIADNKKVLGLAGIMGGYYSGISKDTISVFFESANFDPAVIRRTSLRHKVRTESSMRFEKTLDKNLTTQAILRFLNLLRSYKLEFVAADEIISVGTPAKEVKIELSHEFLEKKSGIELQEYDVTLPLTRLGFKVEINTQEKNGFPEKIYSILVPSFRSSKDISIKEDILEEIIRFYGYDKIGLELPQISKIPNDLSHIFRLRDIKNYLINTAKMTEQQNYIFLNEIFLQSIGLKIENIVAEVVNPVSTDMYRLTNSLLINLFKNIKDNFAYRDSLRFFEFGRVWKQGVKDDIVEKRSLAGIFFEKKSDVNFYSCKSYITDILNLVGIDFKETVWEQVTKPDYVWAMPYQTAKIFLDGKKIGIVGKVDPSFLSKLDVLPESDAFFFDLDGDFLINHTVKTKKFVPLLKYQETYFDLSLFVPLNVKTVDIESKLKKVSDLIINVDLIDSFEREEWSDKRSLTFRILLADPEKTIEKVQIDEVWHNAVKTLEKLDIKLRD